GTACATCGGTGATACCGGCATTACTTGACGCCCCGTGCTTGGACCAGCATGTCTGACAGCTGATGCACGGCCATGGCGTACATCACACTGCGGTTATAACGCGTGATTGCGTAGAAATTCTTCAGGCCCATCCAATATTCCGGACCGTTCTCGCCCTCGAGGCGGAACGCCGTCACCGGCATATCATCGCGTGGCGCATTCTGACTCGACCAGCCCAGCGCCCGCAACTCCCCGACCGTCTTCGCGGGTTCGATACCCTGGGTCAGGCCTTCATCGGCGCGGTCGCCGGTGACGTCGGCGCGAATCACCACCGGCTCGCCGGCTACCCAGCCATGACGCTTGAAGTAGCTGGCGACGCTGCCAATGGCGTCATCGGGATTGCTCCAGATATTGATATGGCCGTCGCCGTCGAAATCCACGGCGTACGCGCGAAAGCTGCTCGGCATGAACTGCGGCAAGCCCATGGCCCCCGCGTAGGAGCCCTTGAGGGTCAACGGGTCGACTTGTTCTTCACGGGCCAACAGCAAAAACTCGCGCAGTTCCTTGCGGAAGAATTCGGCGCGCGGCGGGTAATCGAAGCCCAGGGTCGACAGCGCGTCGATCACCCGGTAGCTGCCGGTATTACGGCCGTAAAATGTCTCGATGCCGATGATGGCCACGATCACCTGGGCCGGCACGCCGTATTCCTGCTCGGCGCGGGCCAGCACGGCTTCGTGCTGGCGCCAGAAGTCCACGCCACGCGCCACGCGGGCGTCGGTGAGAAACATCGGGCGATATTCCTTCCACTGCTTCACACGTTCGGCGGGCCGGGAGATGGCGTCGAGGATGGCTTGCTTGCGCTGGGCTTCGCGGAACACGCCCATCAGCTGTTCACCGGCGAAACCATAGTCGCGGGTCATCTCACCGACAAACTCGGCGACCTGGGGCGAACCGTCATAGTCGCCGGCCTGCGCTTCCTGCACAGCGGCTCCCAGCAGGCCCAACAGGCCCATCCAGGACACGTGCCGAGCCGCCCAGCCGCGCATTACTTGCATTGACATCTTCACCTTATTCAAACCTGTGCGATCCACTTGCGATGGGTATGGATCGACATCAAAACCCCAAACGCTGACATCAATGTCACCAGCGAAGTTCCGCCGTAGCTAATGAACGGCAACGGCACCCCAACCACCGGCAACAGGCCACTGACCATACCGATGTTGACGAAAACATAAACAAAAAACGTCATGGTAAGGCTGCCGGCAAGCAATTTGCCGAACAGCGTTTGCGCCTGGGCAGTAATCACCAGGCCGCGACCGATCAGCAGCAAGTAAATCAGCAACAGGGCGCAAATGCCCACCAGGCCGAACTCCTCTCCCATCACCGCGATAATAAAGTCGGTGTGGCTTTCCGGCAAAAAGTCCAGGTGCGACTGGGTGCCCAGCAGCCAGCCCTTGCCGAACACACCGCCGGAACCAATGGCAGCCTTGGACTGGATGATGTTCCAGCCGGTGCCCAGCGGGTCGCTCTCCGGGTCGAGGAACGTGAGGATTCGCTGCTTCTGGTAGTCGTGCATAAAGAAGAACCACATGGCCACGGCCACCGGCACCGCCGCGGCCAGCACGCTGAGGATCCAGCGCCAGCGCAGGCCGCCCATGAACAGCACGAACGCGCCACCCGCGAGGATCAGCAGCGAGGTACCGAGGTCGGGCTGGCGCACGATCAGCACAAACGGCACGCCGATCAATATCAGGCTGATGCCCACGTGCTTGAGCTGGGGCGGCAATGTGCGTTTTGACAGGTACCAGGCAATGGTCGCCGGCATCAAAATCTTCATGAATTCCGACGGCTGGAAGCGAATCACCCCCGGGATGTTGATCCAGCGGGTGGCGCCCATGGCGTTGTGGCCCATCACATCCACCACCACCAGCAGCAACACGCCCGCCACATAGCCCAGCGGCACCCAGCGCGCCATGAAGCGCGGCTCCAACTGGGCGATCACCACCATCGACAACAGGCCCAGACCAAACGAGGACGCTTGCTTGATCAGCAGGTCCCAGTTCTTGCCACTGGCCGAATACAACACGAACAAGCTGCCCGCGGCCAGGGTCAGCAGCAGGATCAGCAACGGGCCATCAATGTGCATGCGCTGCAGCAAGGTGGCACGACGGCGCATCACATCCTCGCTGGAGAGGATGCGGTCAAAATTACTCTTCAAGGGCCGTAGCCTCCAGGCTGGATGGGGGGCCGCCATATTCGGGCTTGAGCTTGCCGTCTTCGGCCAACAGCCAGGCATCCATGATTTGACGCACCACGGGCGCGGCCACGCCGGAACCGGACTCACCGTTCTCGACCATCACGGCCACGGCGATTTTCGGGTTGTCGGCCGGCGCAAAGCCGACGAACAAGGCGTGGTCACGGTGGCGCTCCTGAACCTTGGAGCGGTCGTATTTCTCGCCCTGCTTGATCGCCACCACCTGGGCGGTACCGCTCTTGCCGGCAATCCGGTACTGCGCACCGACCGCCGCTTTACGCGCGGTGCCCCGGGCGCCGTGCATCACTTGCTGCATGCCATGGTTGACCTTGGTCCAGTCGGACGGGTCGCGCAGCACAATGTCGGGAATCGGGCTTTCATCCACCGGGCGTTCGCCCTCGATGGTCTTGGCCAGGTGTGGGCGGTTCCACACACCTTTGTTGGCCACCAGTGCCGTGGCCTGGGCCAGTTGCAGCGGCGTGGCCTGCATATAGCCCTGGCCGATCCCCAGGATCAGGGTTTCGCCCGGGAACCACGCCTGGCGGCGGGTCGCACGCTTCCATTCGCGGGACGGCATCAGGCCTGGGGATTCTTCGAACATGTCCAGAGACACTTTCTGACCCAGGCCGAACTTGCCCATGTAGGTCGACAACCGATCAATCCCCAGCTTGTGGGCCAGGTCATAGAAGTAAGTGTCGTTGGAACGCATGATCGCCGTGTCGAGGTCCACATAGCCGTCGCCGGTGCGGTTCCAGTTACGGTATTTGTGATCGTAGTTGGGCAACATGTAGTAGCCGGGGTCGAACACGCGGCTCGACGCCGTGACCACACCCGAGTCCAGGCCAGCAATCGCCACGGCTGGCTTGATGGTCGAGCCCGGCGGGTACAGGCCGCGCAAAACCCGGTTAAACAGTGGCCTGTCGATGGAATCGCGCAGCTCGGCGTAAGCCTTGAAGCTGATCCCGGTGACAAACAGGTTGGGGTCAAAACTTGGCTGGCTGACCATCGCCAGCACTTCGCCAGTGTTCGGGTCCAGCGCCACCACCGCGCCACGGCGACCGCCCAGGGCCATCTCCGCCGCTTCCTGCAACTTGATGTCCAGGCTCAGGACAATGTCCTTGCCGGGCACCGGGTCGGTGCGCTTGAGCACCCGCAGCACGCGGCCACGGGCGTTGGTCTCGACTTCCTCGTAACCCACCTGGCCATGCAGTTCCGGCTCGTAGAAGCGCTCGATGCCGGTCTTGCCGATGTGATGGGTGCCGCTGTAATTGACCGGGTCGAGGGTCTTGAGCTCTTTCTCGTTGATCCGGCCCATATAGCCGACCGAATGCGCGAAGTGCGCCCCTTGCGGGTAGTGACGCACCAACTGCGCCACCACTTCCACACCCGGCAGCCGGAACTGGTTCACCGCGATCCGGGCGATCTGCTCTTCGGTCAGCTCGAACAGGATCGGCACCGGCTCGAATGGCCGTCGCCCCTGCTTCATGCGTTTTTCGAAGATCACCCGGTCTTCCGGCGTCAGCTGCAGCACCTCCACGATCACATCGAGGATTTGCTGCCAGTCGCCGGAGCGTTCGCGGGTCATGCTCAGACTGAAGCTGGGCCGGTTATCCGCGACCACCACACCATTACGGTCGAAAATCAGCCCACGAGTCGGCGGAATCGGCTGCACGTGCACCCGGTTGTTTTCCGACAGCGTGGAGTGATAGTCGTACTGAATCACCTGCAGGAAATACAGGCGGGCGATCAGCACACCCAGCAATACCACCACCAAAATCGCGCCGAACACCACCCGCGCGCGTACAAGACGTGCGTCTTTCTCGTGGTCCTTGATGCGGATCGGCTGGGTCATCAGGCAGGGCGCAGATTATTTGTGATAAGGGTGCCCGGACAGGACTGTCCAGGCGCGATACAGCTGTTCACCGATCAGAATCCTTACCAGCGGGTGCGGCAGCGTCAGCGGCGACAGCGACCAGCGCTGGTCAGCCCGCGCGCAGACTTCCGGCGCCAGCCCCTCGGGGCCGCCGACCATGAAGTTGACCGTGCGCGAATCCAGGCGCCAGCGGTCCAGTTCCACCGCCAACTGCTCGGTGCTCCAGGGCTTGCCGTGCACTTCGAGGGTCACGATCCGCTCGTTGGGCCCGACCTTGGCCAACATGGCTTCGCCTTCCTGACGGATAAAGCGGGCCACGTCGGCATTCTTGCCCCGGGTATTGAGCGGTATTTCCACCAGTTCCAGCGCCAGTTCGGATGGCAGGCGCTTGGCATATTCATGCCAGCCTTCTTCCACCCACTTGGGCATGCGTGAACCGACAGCGATCAGACGCAGGCGCACAGCCGTTCCTTATTCCTGGTCTTTGTTGAGCTTGTCGAAGTGCGCGTGGCCAACTTCAGGGCTGTGGTGCTTGCCATCAGCGGCACGGCTCTGTTCGGCGCCTTTCCACAGACGCTCCAGGTCGTAGAACTGACGGGCGTTGCTGGTCATCATGTGAACGATCACGTCGTCCATGTCCAACAGCACCCAGTCGCTGTCGCCCTTGCCTTCTTCACCCAGTGGCTTGACGCCTTGGGCTTTGACCGCTTCGCGAACCTTGTCCAGCATCGCGCCGATCTGGCGGTTGGAGGTACCGGTGGCGATGATCATGAAGTCGGTGATGCTCTGCTTGTCGCGCACGTCCAGGACTTGAATGTCCTGGGCTTTAACGTCTTCCAGGGCAGCCACAGCAACCTTGACCAGCTCTTCGCCGGCCAGCTCAGGGCCGGTGTGGGCTTCTACTGGCAGAGGAGCGCTCTTGAACGTGCCTTTGCGCTTAACTTTGCTTACGTCTTTGTTCGTCATATAAAACTCGTTTTGCTCGTATGTTCGGGCGCTCGCTGCACGAATGTTCGTGCGTTCAAGCGCGCCTTTTCAGTTCGACGCACGGTAAAGCCCGTGCGCATCGATGTAGGCCAGGACCGCGTCAGGCACCAGGAAACGTACCGACTTCCCGCTGGCCAGCAGTTGACGGATCTGGGTGGCAGACACCGCAAGCGGGGTTTGCCAGACGAATGCAATATTCCCGCTCGGCCCGGTCAGGGCCAATGGGTCACTTACCGACCGCGCTGCCAGCAGGTTGCGCAAGGCATCCGGCGATTCTGCGTCGGCATCCGGGCGTTGCAGCACCAGGATGTGGCAATGCTGGAGCAACTCTTCCCAGCGGTGCCAAGTGGGCAGGCCGCAAAACGCGTCCCAGCCCAAAAGTAGAAATAACTGGTCATCCGCGGCCAACTCGGCCCGCATCAGTTCCAGGGTGTCGACAGTGTAGGACGGTTTGTCGCGCTTGAGTTCGCGGTCGTCCACCACCAGCGGTGCAATGCCGGCCACAGCGAGGCGGACCATCTCCAGGCGCTGCTGCGCAGACACTTGCGGCGTGTCGCGATGCGGCGGCCGGGCATTCGGTGCCAGGCGCAGCTCATCCAGCCCGAGGGCTTCGGCGACTTCCAGTGCACTGCGCAAATGGCCAATGTGCACGGGGTCGAAGGTGCCGCCGAGCAGCCCGATGCGTTTACCCATCAAGTGCGCACATGACCGTCACCGAACACCACGTACTTCTCGCTGGTCAGCCCTTCCAGGCCAACCGGGCCGCGTGCGTGGAGCTTGTCGGTGGAAATACCGATCTCCGCCCCCAGGCCATATTCGAAGCCGTCGGCAAAGCGCGTGGAGGCGTTGACCATCACCGAAGCGGAATCCACTTCGTTGAGGAAACGCCGGGCATCGCTGAAATGCTCGGTGACAATGGCGTCGGTGTGCTTGGAGCCGTATTGGTTGATGTGGTCGATGGCCTGGTCCAGATCGTCAACGATGCGGATCGACAGGATCGGCGCCGTGTACTCGGTGTACCAGTCCTGCTCGGTGGCTTCGATCACGTCGCTGCCGAGGATTGCCCGGGTGCGCTCGCAACCACGCAGTTCAACGCCCTTGTCGCGGTAGATGGCAGCCAGCGGCGGCAGCACGCGCTCGGCAATGCCGACGTGCACCAACAGGGTTTCCATGGTGTTGCACGGGGCGTAGCGGTGGGTCTTGGCGTTGTCGGCGATGCGGATCGCCTTGTCGAGGTCGGCGGCGATGTCGATGAACACGTGGCAGACGCCATCCAGGTGCTTGATAACCGGCACCTTGGCATCACGGCTCACACGCTCGATCAGGCTCTTGCCACCGCGTGGCACGATCACGTCGACGAACTCGGGCATGGTGATCAATGCGCCAACGGCGGCGCGGTCGGTGGTTTTAACCACTTGCACCACTTCGGCCGGCAAATCGGCCACGGCCAGGCCCTGCTGAATGCACGCGGCGATGGCACGGTTGGAATTGATGGCCTCGGAGCCGCCCCGCAGGATGGTGGCGTTGCCGGACTTGAGGCACAGGCTCGCGGCGTCGATGGTCACGTTCGGGCGCGACTCATAGATGATGCCGATCACGCCCAGGGGCACGCGCATCTTGCCGACCTGGATGCCCGAAGGCAGGTAGCGCATGTCGCGGATTTCACCGATGGGGTCCGGCAGCTTGGCCACCTGACGCAAACCTTCGATCATGTCGTCAATGCGGTCTGGCGTCAGCGCCAGGCGGTCCAGCAAGGCAGGCTCCAGGCCGTTGGCACGGCCATTGGCCAAATCCAGTTCATTGGCAGCCGTCAGCTCGGAGCGCGAGGCATCCAGAGCGTCGGCAGCCGCCAGCAAGGCGCGGTTCTTCTGCGCAGTGCTCGCACGGGCGATCAACCGCGAGGCCTGACGGGCAGCGCGACCCAGGCGGGTCATGTAGTCAAGAACGGACTCAGTCATGGTCTGGTGGGGTCTTGGCAAAGAGGAAAGCGGCAGATTATAGCTGTGACGCAGCGCGACTGACAGCGGTGAGGGGCGGATGGTCGAAATGAACTGTAAAAACCCGACGTTCAGCGGGAATTAAGGCAGGAGTTGTTATCATCCTGTCACATTTAGCCGTATTACCTTTGATCGCCATGCCCACTCTTGCCCCGCCAACCCCTGTAAATGCCCTGCCCGACGGCTTTTTCGACCGCGACGCGCAACTGCTCGCACGGGAATTGCTCGGGAAAGTGATTCGCCATCGCGTGGGCGATTTGTGGCTGTCGGCGCGAATTATCGAAACCGAAGCCTATTACCTCGCCGAAAAAGGCAGCCACGCGTCCCTGGGCTACACAGAAAAGCGTAAGGCTTTGTTTCTGGATGGCGGGCACATCTACATGTACTACGCCCGCGGCGGTGATTCGCTGAACTTCAGCGCCCACGGCCCAGGCAATGCGGTGCTGATCAAATCGGCGTATCCGTGGGTCGACGAAGTGTCCGGCCCGGCCAGCCTGGCCCAGATGCTGTTGAACAACCCGGATGCCAGTGGCCGGCCTCGCACCTCGCAAAAGTTGTGTGCCGGCCAGACCCTGCTGTGCAAGGCCTTGGGCTTGAAGGTGCCGATGTGGGATGCCAAGCGCTTTGATCAGGAGCTTCTGTACGTCGAAGACGTGGGTCTGGCACCCGGGCAGATTATCCAGACCACCCGCCTGGGCATTCCCGGCGGGCGCGATGAACACCTGATGTACCGTTTTGTGGATGCCGGTTACGCCCCGTATTGCACTCGGAACCCGCTGCGCCGGGGCCAGGTCGAAGGTCGCGACTATTTTTTGATTTGAAAACATACATAAACCTGTAGGAGCCCGGCTTGCCGGCGATAGCGGACCCAAGGACGCCATCGCCGGCAAGCCGGGCTCCTACAAGGACGATCTACAAAAGGGAGTTGTTTTTATGGGCCCATGGCTCGATGGAATTACCGGCTGGCTGTCCCTGAACCCGCAATGGCTGGCGGTGGCGGTATTTGTCGTGGCGTGCGTGGAGTGCCTGGCAATCGCCGGCCTGATCGTACCGGGCACGGTATTGCTGTTTGCCATCGCTGCATTGGCTGGCAGTGGCGCGTTGCCACTAGGAGAAACCCTGTTGCTGGGCTTCCTCGGCGGCGTGCTGGGCGATGTTGTTTCCTACTTCCTCGGTCGCCATTTCCACCAGAACATCCGGCGTCTTCCCGGCCTGCGGCACCACCCTGAATGGATCAGCGGTGCGGAGACCTACTTCCACAAGTACGGCATCGCCAGCCTGCTGGTAGGACGTTTTATTGGCCCGCTGCGGCCGATGTTGCCGATGGTCGCGGGCATGTGCGACATGCCCTTCCCGCGCTTTGCTGCGGTGAGCCTGCTGGCCGGCGCAGGCTGGGCGGTGGTGTACCTGCTACCAGGCTGGGCCACCGGCGCGGCCTTGCGCCTGCCATTGCCAGAAGGTTTCTGGCCAGAGGCCGGCATCGTCGCCGCGTGCCTCGCCGTATTGATCGGCGTAAGCCTCAACAGCAGCCTGCGCGGCCATCGGCGCGCCACGCTGTGGATTGGCTGCATCGGTGGTGCATTGCTGATCGCACTGTTTATTGGCTATCCGCACCTGAACGACTTTGATCAGGGCTTGATGGCGCTGGTGCAGGAACACCGCGGCCCGGCGATCGACCGGGCCATGGTGATGGTGACCCAGCTCGGCGAGTTCAAGAAGATGTTTGTCGCCAGCGCCGTGTTGACGGGCCTGCTGGTCGTGATGCGCCAATGGCGCCAGGCAATCTTTGTCGGCGCCACCCTGCTGGGCGCCGCGCTGATCAACACCGGGACCAAGCTGTTTTTTGCGCGGATGCGCCCGGAAGTGCTGACCGACCCACTCACCAGTTTCAGCATGCCCAGCGGCCACGCATCCGGCTCGTTTGCGTTCTTTCTGGCATTGGCAGTGCTGGCCGGCCGTGGTCAACCGACCCGCCTGCGCCTGACCTGGCTGGTGCTGGGCTGCATTCCCGCCGCCACCATCGCGATTTCCCGGGTGTACCTGGGCGCGCACTGGCCGACGGATATCCTGGCGGGCACCCTGCTGGCGATGACGGTCTGTGCCTTCAGCCTGACCTTCAGCCAGCATCGCAGCCTGTTGCCGCCGATGCCGCCGAAAGTCTGGTGGTTGATCCTCCCGGTGTGTGGCGCAGTGCTCGGCGCGATTGCGTTTACCGGCACGTCCCATGCGCTGCTCAGGTACGCCTACTGAGTAAACAGTTCGCCCTGCAGCTCATCCAGTAATAGCTGGATCGCGTCCAGGCGTTGCTGCGGGTCGTCAAGTTGCAGCAGGTCGATCTTGTCGGCCTCGGTGAAGGGCAGCAAGTAGGCCAACTGATTGCCCAGCGCTTGCTGGCCATCGGCGTGAGTGCCCATGTCCAGCGACGCAACCATCGGGTGTTCGGCCAGCGCATGGAGCAGCGCCAGCAGGTCAGCGTCCTCCTCTTCCAGCGGCTGCTCGGGCTGTTCGTCCAGCCACTGCACTTGTGCCACCAGCAGTTGGTCCTTCTGCACACCGGCATCACGCACGCGGAAACGCCGGCCGCCCTCGACCCGAATGCCCAACAAGCCATTGTCCTGCTGCTTGAAGTCGCGAATCAGTGCTTCGCAGCCAATCAACGCATAGCCATCCGGCGCCAGCCCCACTTCCTTGCCGTCGAGGATGCACACCACGCCAAAGCTTTCGCCCTTTTTCATGCAGCGGCTGATCATGTCCAGGTAGCGCGCCTCGAACAATTGCAGGTCAAGGGTGCACCCGGGAAACAGCACGGTATTGAGCGGGAAAAGCGCCAGACTCATAAAGGTTTCCTTAAACCCGACTTAAATAACCAGCGACACGGCCAACGGCAGGAAGACTGCCGTGGCCACGCCCATCAAACTCATGGCCAGCGCCGCAAAGGCGCCGGTCTCTTCGCTTTCCTGCAAGGCCACCGAGGTGCCCACGGCGTGAGCGGTCATGCCCAACGCCATGCCGCGCGCCTCGGGGCTGTGCACGCCCAGGCGCGACAAATACGCCGGCCCGATCATCGCGCCGATCACCCCGGTAATCAGCACAAACACTGCCGCCAATGCCGCCACGCCGCCGATCTGCTCGGCCACCAACATCGCAATCGGCGAGGTCACGGACTTGGGCGCCATGGTCATCAGCATCATGTGTTCAGCGCCAAACCACCACCCCAACAGCACGCACAGGCCGGTGGCCAATACACCGCCCACCACAAGCGTAGTAAAAATCGGCCAGAACAATTGGCGAATCCGTCGCAGATTCAGGTAAAGCGGCACCGCCAGGGCTACCGTCGCCGGGCCCAGCAGGATGCTCATGATCTCGGTGCTCTTGCGGTACTCGGCGTACGTCAGGCCACACCCAAGTAACACGCCGATCACCAGCAGCATCGACACCAGCACCGGCTGCAGGAAAATCCAGCGGGTTTTCTCGAAACCGGCCAGCACCAGTTGATAGGCGCCAAGGGTGATGCCAATGCCGAACAGCGGATGATGGATGACTGCCGTCCACGCGCCGTCCCAGTCGAAGATCATTGCCCCTTCTCCTTGCGCTTGACCATATGCTGCATCAGCACGCCGATAAAGCCCATGGCGATCACCAACGACAGCACCAACGCGCCGACGATAGCCCAGAAGTCGGCGGCGATGTCCTTGGCATACACCATCACACCCACGGCCGGCGGCACCAGCAGCAACGGCAGGTAGCGCAGCAGGCTGCTCGCCGCCTGGCTCAGGGGCTCACCGACTTCGCCGCGCCATATCAGGAATGCCAGCATCAACAGCAGGCCAATAATCGGCCCCGGCAACACCGGGACAAACAAATGATTGAGCGCCGTGCCGAGCAATTGAAACAGCACCAGCCATGTCAGACCGCGTAACAGCATCGTTCTCCCCCCCTGAAACGTACCGGCATTATAAGCACGCCGTCCCTATGGAACGGCATTCGCCAAAAGCATGGTGGGTTGACCGGCCCAAGTGCCCGTGATGATCTACATTGGTTCTCGGGACCGGTCCAAAAATACAAAATGATGAACCAAGGAGAGTCGCAATGCCCTCAGTACCCGTAGCGCAACTCAAGGATTATGTCGGCAAGGAACTGGGACGTTCCGCATGGCTCACTATCGATCAGGCACGCATCAACCTGTTCGCCGAGGCCACCGGCGATTTTCAGTTCATCCATGTCGACCCGGTTAAAGCCGCCCAGACACCGTTCGGCGGCACCATTGCCCACGGTTTCCTGTCGCTGTCGCTGATACCCAAGTTGATCGAAGACATCCTGATCATGCCCGAAGGCCTGAAGATGGCGGTCAACTATGGCCTGGACAGCGTACGCTTCATCCAGCCGGTGAAGGTCGATTCCAGGGTGCGGCTGGCCGTGACCCTGACCGACGCCACCGAGAAGAAGCCCGGGCAATGGTTGCTCAAGGCCACCTGCACCCTGGAAATCGATGGCCAGGAAAAGCCTGCCTATATAGCCGAGTCGCTGTCACTCTGCTTCGTCTGAGCCCTGCTGTGGTGAGCCTGGCCGCTCACCACAATTCATGTAAATTTATGTATAGATCTCGCAGCTGCGGCATACTCGGCGCTCAATTATCCGGATCCCGCTATGCGCCCACTCGCTCCCCTTGCTCTTGCCCTGTTGCTCACCGCGTGTGGCGATGGCGAATCGCTGTTGCCGCCCGATGCGCGGCTGCCCGATGGCGGTCGCTACCGCGGCGATGTGGTCAATGGCTTGTTGCAAGGCCAGGGCCGGGTGGACTACCCCAACGGCAGCTGGTACGCCGGCCAGTTCGACAAAGGCCAGTGGCACGGCCAGGGCGAATGGCATGGCAGCAACGGCGAGGTCTATAAAGGCCAGTTCCAGCAAGGCCTGTTCGACGGCCAGGGCAGCCTGACCACGCTGGGCAACAGCTACGTCGGCGGTTTCCAGCAAGGCAAGCGCAACGGCGAAGGCACCCTCAAGGAAGGGCAGATGACCTATCGCGGCGAATTCAAGGACGACCAGTACTCCGGCTTAGGTCGCCTCGAACTGGCCGACGGCAGCCAATA
This genomic window from Pseudomonas sp. Bout1 contains:
- a CDS encoding MaoC family dehydratase, coding for MPSVPVAQLKDYVGKELGRSAWLTIDQARINLFAEATGDFQFIHVDPVKAAQTPFGGTIAHGFLSLSLIPKLIEDILIMPEGLKMAVNYGLDSVRFIQPVKVDSRVRLAVTLTDATEKKPGQWLLKATCTLEIDGQEKPAYIAESLSLCFV
- a CDS encoding CidA/LrgA family protein, yielding MLLRGLTWLVLFQLLGTALNHLFVPVLPGPIIGLLLMLAFLIWRGEVGEPLSQAASSLLRYLPLLLVPPAVGVMVYAKDIAADFWAIVGALVLSLVIAMGFIGVLMQHMVKRKEKGQ
- a CDS encoding LrgB family protein; amino-acid sequence: MIFDWDGAWTAVIHHPLFGIGITLGAYQLVLAGFEKTRWIFLQPVLVSMLLVIGVLLGCGLTYAEYRKSTEIMSILLGPATVALAVPLYLNLRRIRQLFWPIFTTLVVGGVLATGLCVLLGWWFGAEHMMLMTMAPKSVTSPIAMLVAEQIGGVAALAAVFVLITGVIGAMIGPAYLSRLGVHSPEARGMALGMTAHAVGTSVALQESEETGAFAALAMSLMGVATAVFLPLAVSLVI